aagggaacttttttaaaaagtgctCCAAAAGAGCTACGACTAGAGCgcgttcaataattttaaaatactctctatatattacatttctgaaaaatggatttaattactgacttatatattttatacatttttttattatgtatatatttttcatactttGTTTATGAAATCTAAATCAAAGAgcatttttcattttactttcattttatttcaggATACCTTGGTAAAATCCGTGCTTAAGCAGCAGCAACCGTATGGTGTAAACTTACTGCTAGTAAAGCCAGGCTCAACGCTTTTTTCAAAAGTATTCGACCGTTTGTCTTATGTTTGGAACTTGAAGAGATTTGACTATCCGATGGTCACGAAAACAGTAAGTTTTGCTGTCATGAATGATTTTCGAATTTTGAATTAGATAAATCTTCACCATTGTTGAACTTGCTCTCGATATGCCGCAGGTCCTGAACGATGAGAAATTAAAAGACGCTATCAAGTTAACTGCGTGGGACATGGTCAATAATGAGGGTTCCAGCGAGGAGAACGCACTCGCAAAGGCGACAGCCAAGGCCAAGAACATACTGCTACAAATGGAAAGTCGATGCAGCGATACCCTCCTCAAGATAGTCGCCTGGCTAGTACTCACTCTGTTGCCTTGTTTCACACAATCCGTTGTCGTGTTACCCTCTCAAGTGGAGCTGCTGAAACAAGCAGATAATACAGGTTTGCCGCTTGTGCTGGTGCCTCTACATCGCAGTCACTTGGACTACATAATACTTAGCTTTCTCATGGTCGCGAATAGTATAAGGAATCCGTTGATCGCAGCGGgagacaatttaaaaattccattttttggGTAAGCCTAGAAACTAACATCGATCTTAATTATAAGCTTAGACTCTTATTCtgatacttataaaaatgtttttacgaTCCATTTAATATTGATTGGCAGATGGCTTTTAAGAGGTTTGGGTGCTTTCTTCATTAAACGTCGTATCGACCCAGTGGCAGGACGCAAAGATCTTCTTTACCGTGCGACTCTTCAAACTTACATCATGGAAAATCTTCGGGCCGGACATTACATGGAATTCTTTGTGGAAGGTGGTCGCACAAGAACCGGCAAACCTTGCTTGCCGAAGAGCGGTATCTTGAGCGTCATTATCGACGCGTATATAGATGGCACTATCGAAGACGCGTACGTAATGCCTATAGCGATCAACTATGAACGACTAGTGGACGGAAATTTCATTCGAGAACAGTTGGGACAGCCAAAGCAGATGGAGACCTTCACGTCAACGATCAAAGCCATGTGGTCAACATTGATGGGCCATTACGGTATCGTCAAAGTCGATTTATGTCAACCATTTTCCCTCAGggtaagagagaaagaaagattcCTCTAATATAAGATTGATCTGCATCGAAGAGTTGAGACCTGTTAATGtggataaataattttcaacagGAAATGATAAAGGCTTTCCAAACTCAGCAGAATAAATTGGCTATAAAATCTCCACCGGAACGACCTTTAAAATACACTTCATCGAATACGTCTCTTTACGGTACAGACGTAGTTGTGGAGGAACAACGTCAATTGGTGGACAGCATTGCTCGACATATTGTGTATGGTGAGTcaatataacaattgtcacttgtTTTGTCAGTTCACAAAATAAGCATAATTATTGAGGTAGATATATTTctgttaattgaaaaataatatctttaatattatatcttgtaatttctcataaaattaatctgaattattattatctaattgTTTTCAGACTCATCCCAATCTATGCCGATTATGTCAACCAATATTGTTGCGTTTCTATTATTAAACAAGTTCAGAGATGGTTGTACATTGGACAAACTAGTCGAAGCGTTTGATGCGATGAGGCAGGAATTGGAGTTTGGTGACAAAAATACAGCATTCTGCGGAGAGACTGTTGATATCATTAAACATGCGGTGTGTATGAAAAGTGAAACAATttgatgaaaagaaaaaataaataaaattactaatcGTCGAAACTTATAGCTGGATATCTTGGGACCAGGCTTGGTGACGCAACAACGGCAGGAAATCACCGAAGCTGTTGACGGTGATCAGTCCTATAAATCGAACGTCGTCATAGCAATCCGTCCTGTGTCGATTTTACCAAATGTGATCGAGCTGTCATATTACAGCAACACTATGCTGCTGTACTATGTTATGGACAGTATAGTAGGTAAGACACAAAACGTCTGATCAGCAAGCTTGATTTTGTAACACAATcttgttatatattttcagtAACTGCTTTGTACGCTGAATTGCAGTCCCAACTTAACGATCCGATCGCGATCGCCAATAACAATATTACAGTGTTCCAAAATTATTGGCTCGAACGAGCGCTGAAGTTGTGCGACATTCTTAGGTACGAATTCATTCTCTGTAGGCCTTGTCAGGAACTGAAAGACGTAGTTATCGAAACGATACAGAATCTCTCGCACAAGGGCATTATCACTCAGAAACAGGTATACttgttgttataaataataagaatagttGTTGTCTGGGTtagtataataaaacaaaaaaaattattaacaggAGGTTTACCTAGAGGACGAACTCTGGAGCAAAAGGTACGCGAGAAATTTTGATGATAGTTCGGACGAAGAATACACAAGAGAGCGGGAAATTCAGAAGATTGAATATAAAGTAAATTGCTTTTCTTAAATgtcgtaattaatattatttatatactattttttaaattattacatgtgttaaaaattataatatgtacacataaatatttaatatgttaaaaataatcttatgaGTTATGTGCTTCTTCATTTTTAGTTGAGCCTATTGCCTGAGCATTCTAATCATATGGAATTTCTACATACAATATTACGCCCATTAATTGATACATACACATGTAGTGCTTTCAATTTGAGGAAATTGGTTGACCGATCAATCAACGAACGAGAATTAGTTCAAGAAGTATTGTGTGAAATCAAAACTAAAGTGGATGGAGGCGAAATTAGTTATGGTAAGTTACAATAGTGCATTAAACTCaatgattttaaattgatatatattctaatgtaatacaaaatataattagattcGAATATAGCAAAATATATTCTACGAAGTACAATTTTgcattgaatataaaattgcttttaataaaaataatgtagtttggAATCATTGAATTAGTAAAGGCTAAAAGACTGTTGTTTTTACAtggcaatttattttttaataggagAGAGCTTATGCGTCGATCCGATAAAGAATTCCTTTAGGCTTTTCGAAAAATGGGGTGTTTTGGAGAGCCACATGCAAgagaaagttaaaattttttatttgaaagataatttCAACATGGAAGCAGCAACAAAAAATGTATACGATACCATAGCAGTTTTCAAGTGGATTAGAAACATGGACTAAAATGTGTGATGATACTTTCTACTTCAGTTAAAAAGAGTCTTTGAatcactatttttttatatcttttataagatgTCTCATTGAGATATAAGATTTCCAAGCATTGTCAGGCATGTGTTAAGTATACTgagaagcaaaaataaaatccttttttGGAGTAGATGACTTTACTATCTGGGTTGTTGCATCTACTATATTGTTTTATCTTATATAACATCAATGTTACAATTTTctacttaaaaatgttattatgatATGTGACGCGTTGTTtagttgaaaattataaaaatatataaaataatattgatatataagaccaaatgtgtatatatatatatatatatatatatatatatatatatatatatatatatatatatcacagtTAACAAATAATCGGTAAACAAACCGCGTAAAAATAGGCAGTCTCGCTACATATTACAAATATCACTCGTTTGATATAAAGAAttgataatgattatttttacagGTTATGTTCACTGGAATaacagtataataattataaatatgaatcgTATAAGATTGTAAgaactttttacattaaatgcaTGTGCGAAAAATGTATATGTAGCGAAACCAAGGTGCGTTTGGTCTTTGATTGGAGAAATAGTAGATGCGACGACAATCTCAGATAACACACTCATCTACATCTATCTTTGCAAAAGAACctcatttttacttttcagtgTATATAGCTATAAAATACCTATAAtgtactataatatatattttagtaccTACAGCTTGTACATAGCTTCTTTAAAAGGAGgaagataaaaaatacaatgttaTAGTATATCACTTGTGAATGTGCCTGTAAAAGTAGTGATTCATATTCACAATGAAATACTTAAAATTCGGTTTCACAACATAGAACTGTAcagttacaaaaattaaatgagaTAGTTTTAAATTGGTtgtattgtaattttgtattgtaatattgtatttttacgGACAAGTAGATAACGCTATATACCACAGAGAAAGATGTTTGTGTatcttgttaataaaaataatcttgtgtactatatttcaacaatattctCAGTTCTATTGATTTAAACATATTGCTTAGTACTTTTTGggatttaaacttttttattaaatgtttgtattaataaatacatatgtatatataccatACCATGGTATATATGGCATGGATGCCATATCGACGATTCAGCAAGTACGTCTAAGTCAAAATCCTTGGCATTGCGATTGCCGTGCTTCTTATGCTGTTTCTTGGCTGCGCAAAAGGTTCGCCATCTTCGCGAATCTGACCAACCCATTGCAGATACAGCAGGTTTTAATCACGACAGGCAATTGGAGTGTCTGGGAATTTGTAGCTGGTGCAACATGTACGGGCCCAGGTATCCTGGGCGGTCAGTCGCTGCTACGTTTGACCTTTCATGAACTCTGCGAGGGTCAATGGGCTTCCGTGAAAGGTATCATACCATGATTGTACCTCGACGTTTTAGTGCCGTCTTCCGTCACGTCGCAAACAGCCAGAAAAGACACAATTTTGGTAAGGATTATATTCGAtcgagtaaaatatttttaaataccaGTCTTTATTTTCTAATGGCACAATAAACCTATAACATAAAACATTGAATGTAACGTATAAagaatatgaattaaatttgaaatagtcGCATAGAATAATtagaatagaaattatttttattttttttctaattattatttctaattttttttttgttttatgttacaGGTGTAAAGAACGTGAAAATCAGACCTCTGAATTTCTTGCGAAGAACGGAACGTTGTACAAtgcattttgataataattaatgtgttacttaaaatttctttttaaattgcattcaaatattttgttttcttttcgtTTTCCGAAGAAACGTAACGAAATATTCACGGattttttgtgtaattgtaTATTGAATCTGTGTGTGATCATTCAACATATAAcacttaatgaaaataattaagatatataaaataatattaaatatcatatatataataaataagacataacacaaaaatttaaaataaacatgtacttttgaaaatattgtattctAATCACTCATTTTCAAAATCAATTCTTCGTATTGCTAAATAATTGACTTGTAAGAAAGAGTTCAAAGAATGTTTCttcttattattgtatttactaTTCTGATTCCATTGAAGATCTGCATTTCAAGACAAAAAATAACgcgtaatttaaaaaagtagaaaatgtataaacgtaaatgtatatacataaaatcacgtaagaaatattaatgagCAGTAAGATCCAGCTATGACCGTTTGTTAtctttttctcgattttaattgagTTGTATATAACACTGTCTTATctgtattattacttttttctttttaatgatatttaagagatttagaattaaaatttcttgacATGTGGAGATTAGTTTTCTTTTATAGCGGGTTTCTTTGTTCGATTGATCGATATAGTTCGAACTCGATGACCCGGAATCCACATAATGTGCTTAGCACGCCGTATCAGTGTTCTTTGATCCTGACCAAACATAGAACCTTTATCAAGGACGGTTTCCTTTTATGGGAATAGCATTTTATGCAAATAGCATTGAACTCAAACaaaatttacacattttacaAAACCAACTTGGACACGAATGTTAAGAGCGTACAATGTACTAGAAAGGTAATTGTAACTCGTGATTTTTATGATATACAaaacgttatattttatttatgacaatttaagactatttttaaaaaaattaaaaaagcatccAAAAAACGCTCACCAGATTTTTAAATCGGATACCCGAAGaattcagattttatttaatatttataacgttGAACAAACAACGATTATTTCTGCTTTAACGTTTGATAATATCAGCATCAAGGTtgacgcaataaaatttttttttatttaatgtgaaAAGCTCGCGGCACGAGAGGTTTAGGACAATCAATGGCCCAAGCCATGTTCCGCGCGAAATATTTCCTAGAACAGATTAAGTAAACCGTTGGTTTCCGATCGGTGCATAACATTATGATAGAACTATAGTTTGCTTTTGCAGAGGAGCAATTCtatattgtagtaaaatttgCGATTTTACATGACAGATCCTCTTAGGTACATACCTCCGAGTATACCTAATCTGAAAGAGACTCCAGCTTGGTGGGAGAGAATGTATGCCGTTACAGTCGAGATAAAGAAACGTTTGATTCTGGAGGGATCTCTCATGATCACTTATACGTCTTTACCGTAGCTAAAGCATGGCTATTTCTTTCGCATCATCATGAAGTGTCATCCACCACCCACGGAATCATCTATTACGTTCTCGATCAAATAGAAAAACCCAGGGCCGACTTGTAGATGAAATGTTGACAATTTTTTCCGTTGATGAGTTTaacgtaaataaaactttttaaagaattatttcttcTGACatcttaaaatagatttttccaATCTGAATCATTGGATTGCTTTAAAGTTTCTCGTAGAAGATGCAATATTACGCAATGTCAGTGAAACATTAGATATGAGTATTTCTTGttaataatagttaatattcttgtaataaaaatacacGCGCGAGTCGTAAAAGatctttttatatactttactgTTGATTATATTGTTTCTATACGTTATcgcaaaagagaaagagataattTCACATTTCTTTACAACTGCGCATTATGTCTGTATGATAATGCAACTTACAATACTTGCAATCATGACGTAAAATGTGTGgcatgaaagaaaaagaattgttcAATAAATCCACAGTAACATCCACTGAAAATGTAAGAATTCAAATGTAAGAATTCAAATGTAAGAATTCTTTACTTCGAgaacagattttttttcatcgcTTTTCAAAAAGAtcagtttttgtatttttaaactgCACTGTActtaacatcatttttaaaaaaaccttattatttttcagaaattataacgAAACAGCGtattaattatgtttctttttcaaaactaatttttttataatttttcatagcaTTCATACAAGAGTGCGATTTAAGATCGCAATTAAAAACTGTGAATAA
The Solenopsis invicta isolate M01_SB chromosome 16, UNIL_Sinv_3.0, whole genome shotgun sequence genome window above contains:
- the LOC105195797 gene encoding glycerol-3-phosphate acyltransferase 1, mitochondrial isoform X1, producing MDGLIEIFLFCGVLCYFFNLRPNKMVDVLSTRLQEVYAKWETRTEVTRNAEPTTRFSLDGLRRAGLQTHRRKFQERETSRKVRDNSLYSIKETEPLTPSIRHKPSFMNYCCSTCTPASRDTLVKSVLKQQQPYGVNLLLVKPGSTLFSKVFDRLSYVWNLKRFDYPMVTKTVLNDEKLKDAIKLTAWDMVNNEGSSEENALAKATAKAKNILLQMESRCSDTLLKIVAWLVLTLLPCFTQSVVVLPSQVELLKQADNTGLPLVLVPLHRSHLDYIILSFLMVANSIRNPLIAAGDNLKIPFFGWLLRGLGAFFIKRRIDPVAGRKDLLYRATLQTYIMENLRAGHYMEFFVEGGRTRTGKPCLPKSGILSVIIDAYIDGTIEDAYVMPIAINYERLVDGNFIREQLGQPKQMETFTSTIKAMWSTLMGHYGIVKVDLCQPFSLREMIKAFQTQQNKLAIKSPPERPLKYTSSNTSLYGTDVVVEEQRQLVDSIARHIVYDSSQSMPIMSTNIVAFLLLNKFRDGCTLDKLVEAFDAMRQELEFGDKNTAFCGETVDIIKHALDILGPGLVTQQRQEITEAVDGDQSYKSNVVIAIRPVSILPNVIELSYYSNTMLLYYVMDSIVVTALYAELQSQLNDPIAIANNNITVFQNYWLERALKLCDILRYEFILCRPCQELKDVVIETIQNLSHKGIITQKQEVYLEDELWSKRYARNFDDSSDEEYTREREIQKIEYKLSLLPEHSNHMEFLHTILRPLIDTYTCSAFNLRKLVDRSINERELVQEVLCEIKTKVDGGEISYGESLCVDPIKNSFRLFEKWGVLESHMQEKVKIFYLKDNFNMEAATKNVYDTIAVFKWIRNMD
- the LOC105195797 gene encoding glycerol-3-phosphate acyltransferase 1, mitochondrial isoform X2 — protein: MVDVLSTRLQEVYAKWETRTEVTRNAEPTTRFSLDGLRRAGLQTHRRKFQERETSRKVRDNSLYSIKETEPLTPSIRHKPSFMNYCCSTCTPASRDTLVKSVLKQQQPYGVNLLLVKPGSTLFSKVFDRLSYVWNLKRFDYPMVTKTVLNDEKLKDAIKLTAWDMVNNEGSSEENALAKATAKAKNILLQMESRCSDTLLKIVAWLVLTLLPCFTQSVVVLPSQVELLKQADNTGLPLVLVPLHRSHLDYIILSFLMVANSIRNPLIAAGDNLKIPFFGWLLRGLGAFFIKRRIDPVAGRKDLLYRATLQTYIMENLRAGHYMEFFVEGGRTRTGKPCLPKSGILSVIIDAYIDGTIEDAYVMPIAINYERLVDGNFIREQLGQPKQMETFTSTIKAMWSTLMGHYGIVKVDLCQPFSLREMIKAFQTQQNKLAIKSPPERPLKYTSSNTSLYGTDVVVEEQRQLVDSIARHIVYDSSQSMPIMSTNIVAFLLLNKFRDGCTLDKLVEAFDAMRQELEFGDKNTAFCGETVDIIKHALDILGPGLVTQQRQEITEAVDGDQSYKSNVVIAIRPVSILPNVIELSYYSNTMLLYYVMDSIVVTALYAELQSQLNDPIAIANNNITVFQNYWLERALKLCDILRYEFILCRPCQELKDVVIETIQNLSHKGIITQKQEVYLEDELWSKRYARNFDDSSDEEYTREREIQKIEYKLSLLPEHSNHMEFLHTILRPLIDTYTCSAFNLRKLVDRSINERELVQEVLCEIKTKVDGGEISYGESLCVDPIKNSFRLFEKWGVLESHMQEKVKIFYLKDNFNMEAATKNVYDTIAVFKWIRNMD
- the LOC105195797 gene encoding glycerol-3-phosphate acyltransferase 1, mitochondrial isoform X3 → MIRNMCEESHGFLSRWWRIVIVRGYPKNDTLVKSVLKQQQPYGVNLLLVKPGSTLFSKVFDRLSYVWNLKRFDYPMVTKTVLNDEKLKDAIKLTAWDMVNNEGSSEENALAKATAKAKNILLQMESRCSDTLLKIVAWLVLTLLPCFTQSVVVLPSQVELLKQADNTGLPLVLVPLHRSHLDYIILSFLMVANSIRNPLIAAGDNLKIPFFGWLLRGLGAFFIKRRIDPVAGRKDLLYRATLQTYIMENLRAGHYMEFFVEGGRTRTGKPCLPKSGILSVIIDAYIDGTIEDAYVMPIAINYERLVDGNFIREQLGQPKQMETFTSTIKAMWSTLMGHYGIVKVDLCQPFSLREMIKAFQTQQNKLAIKSPPERPLKYTSSNTSLYGTDVVVEEQRQLVDSIARHIVYDSSQSMPIMSTNIVAFLLLNKFRDGCTLDKLVEAFDAMRQELEFGDKNTAFCGETVDIIKHALDILGPGLVTQQRQEITEAVDGDQSYKSNVVIAIRPVSILPNVIELSYYSNTMLLYYVMDSIVVTALYAELQSQLNDPIAIANNNITVFQNYWLERALKLCDILRYEFILCRPCQELKDVVIETIQNLSHKGIITQKQEVYLEDELWSKRYARNFDDSSDEEYTREREIQKIEYKLSLLPEHSNHMEFLHTILRPLIDTYTCSAFNLRKLVDRSINERELVQEVLCEIKTKVDGGEISYGESLCVDPIKNSFRLFEKWGVLESHMQEKVKIFYLKDNFNMEAATKNVYDTIAVFKWIRNMD